A window from Chitinophaga filiformis encodes these proteins:
- the istA gene encoding IS21 family transposase has translation MAGETISMTKLKQIFLHRRNGMALEAIARVMNVSRNTVKKYIRLAEQKGLELEQLAAMEEHDLEKIFAEPTSVGKSRFQDLEGMFAWMEQELKRTGVTRWLLWAEYKSRYPDGYAYTQFCDYYRHWLEHRSATMHFDHTPADKAYIDFTGKRLQVVDRDGGEVRDVEIYVCILGFSQLTYVEALNSQRKEDFLQATANSLKYFGGVPKALVTDNLKSAVTEPDNYEPEINESFLEFANHYQTTIYPARSRKPKDKALVESAVNIVYKRIFAPLRDKIFFELHELNSSILELLNKHNNEMFHKEPFSRRQKFEQHEAGLLQPLPATPYQLRKYKTARVMKNSHIQLEKHYYSVPYRFIGKDVKAIYTRDQVHIFINNERIAFHIRGYKPFGYTTDQNHLPSSHQFVADWKPEKFLSWADSIGPQVRTYIETILQQKKYPEQAYRSCVGILSLAKKAGKERLIKAIERATFYQIYNYKTVKKILDGGLEMLFEPDSDQSEASLPQHTNIRGKEHYQ, from the coding sequence ATGGCCGGAGAAACTATCAGCATGACTAAACTAAAACAGATCTTCTTGCATCGCAGGAATGGCATGGCCCTGGAAGCCATTGCCCGCGTAATGAACGTCTCTCGCAACACTGTCAAAAAGTACATTCGCTTAGCAGAGCAGAAGGGCTTGGAATTGGAACAGCTGGCAGCGATGGAGGAACATGACCTAGAAAAGATATTTGCGGAACCAACATCAGTTGGGAAATCGCGCTTTCAGGATCTGGAGGGAATGTTTGCCTGGATGGAGCAGGAATTGAAGCGAACTGGCGTTACACGATGGTTGCTGTGGGCGGAATACAAATCCCGCTATCCGGATGGATACGCTTACACACAGTTTTGCGATTATTACAGGCATTGGTTGGAACATCGTTCTGCAACTATGCATTTTGATCATACACCTGCGGACAAAGCCTATATTGACTTTACCGGTAAGAGATTGCAGGTGGTTGATAGAGACGGAGGAGAAGTACGAGATGTGGAGATATATGTGTGCATATTAGGATTTAGCCAATTAACCTACGTAGAGGCATTAAATAGCCAGCGCAAGGAGGACTTTCTGCAAGCAACAGCCAACTCATTAAAATACTTTGGAGGTGTGCCCAAAGCCCTTGTTACAGATAATCTGAAGTCTGCCGTGACTGAACCGGATAATTATGAACCGGAAATCAATGAAAGCTTCCTCGAATTTGCCAATCATTATCAGACAACTATTTACCCCGCCCGCAGTAGAAAACCTAAGGATAAAGCGCTGGTAGAAAGCGCGGTTAACATCGTCTATAAACGCATATTCGCTCCATTACGGGATAAGATATTCTTTGAATTGCATGAGCTGAATAGCTCCATACTAGAGCTCTTAAATAAGCATAATAACGAGATGTTTCATAAGGAACCATTTAGTAGAAGGCAAAAGTTCGAACAGCATGAAGCAGGCCTGCTCCAGCCATTACCTGCAACCCCTTACCAGCTTCGGAAATATAAGACAGCAAGAGTTATGAAGAATAGCCACATACAGCTGGAAAAGCATTATTACAGTGTGCCATACCGCTTTATAGGGAAAGACGTCAAGGCCATTTATACCCGTGATCAGGTACATATATTTATCAATAACGAGAGGATTGCCTTCCACATTCGGGGATACAAGCCGTTTGGCTATACAACAGATCAGAATCATCTTCCCTCGAGTCACCAGTTTGTCGCTGATTGGAAGCCTGAAAAGTTTCTGTCCTGGGCTGATAGTATCGGCCCACAAGTTAGGACCTACATAGAAACCATCCTGCAGCAAAAGAAATATCCGGAGCAAGCCTATCGCAGCTGTGTTGGGATATTATCCCTGGCAAAGAAGGCGGGCAAAGAACGTCTGATAAAAGCGATAGAACGAGCCACCTTTTACCAGATATATAACTATAAAACTGTCAAGAAGATCCTTGATGGAGGGTTGGAAATGTTATTCGAGCCAGACAGTGATCAAAGTGAGGCCTCATTGCCCCAACATACTAACATAAGAGGGAAAGAACACTATCAGTAA
- a CDS encoding TlpA family protein disulfide reductase, whose protein sequence is MRSLLLVLILAGIASCTKYNRALPPGIDKDLPSFNIQLLDTTVKLNTANIPKGKPIVLFFFGPDCPYCQALTRDITKRMSELKDVRFYMATMADFKEIQMYDTLFKLDQYKNVTIGKDIKGFFVTYYKAPGFPYLVVYDKKKEFKQIVIGSVGVDSLKKVINS, encoded by the coding sequence ATGAGATCGTTATTGTTAGTCTTGATACTAGCCGGAATAGCCAGTTGTACGAAATATAACCGCGCTTTGCCTCCAGGAATTGATAAAGACCTACCGTCTTTTAACATCCAGTTATTGGATACGACTGTCAAATTAAATACTGCCAATATTCCCAAAGGCAAACCCATAGTGTTGTTCTTCTTTGGCCCTGATTGTCCTTATTGCCAGGCTCTGACAAGGGATATCACCAAGCGGATGAGTGAGTTAAAAGATGTACGTTTTTATATGGCTACTATGGCGGACTTTAAGGAAATCCAGATGTATGATACGCTGTTTAAGCTGGATCAATATAAGAACGTGACAATTGGGAAGGATATAAAAGGCTTTTTTGTTACTTATTACAAAGCACCTGGCTTCCCATATCTGGTAGTTTATGATAAGAAGAAGGAGTTTAAGCAGATAGTGATTGGAAGCGTGGGGGTGGATTCGTTGAAGAAGGTAATAAACTCTTAA
- a CDS encoding alpha/beta hydrolase family protein: MKCIAAWILCLCYLPLLAQKPSISNTSYKSWELLFNYNITDDGKYVWYTYGSEVTGSTLVVRAINGDDKKIFTGVREAAFAPDNKHLIFISEKGLGILSLGGSEVEYLPGVNNFILPEEGNGEWLKAQYGDTLLVRNLRSGRQAYYPDALPGYFNRQGTVLVLHIRDCLIWMDLQNKQQRQIATKKNIGNITFDHTGTRLVFTSGDAAAAEVHYYSKDMDSARVLVSPRKRDFPPTNGMLQFSQDDRLLFFKVARKKEATAQDSTIITDKLRLWDYRDARLRSQQAPDPYGPFSAVVPVSGGNVIQLENIDSSICGIPGKRFAIVCNVTNEEDAYWNPRQIPGHDLISLSDGSRRNITRSPQQAFQICLSPAERFVTWFDTQSKHYFSYEISTGITRDISAGILNSLVDTHISRKEVLPYGMAGWLANDTRVLVYDEFDIWQLDPAGKLPPLNITNEYGRQQKTTMRIVYSQELPTLKLNTPLLITCLDSTRFNGFTYIKAGANAVISPPAMEPCVYHFPALAVHEPPPPVKAQKADVYLLQHQSATQAPNLVTTTDFRHFRRLSDIQPQQGFNWLQASLVRWSITDSLTGTGILYKPEDFDSTKKYPVIFHYYEEKSKGLFLFPSVGLSTGDLNISWYVSNGYLVFIPDIYRPTGQSGAAILNTVVSAAKYLSSLPYVNGQKMGLQGHSFGGYETNYLITHTNLFAAAQASAAPADLFGLHGGTGFGGRSYHYISEVGQLNQGATPWEDPQAYLQGSPVLSVSQVTTPLLLMHNKEDGAVPFSQSVALFTALRRLGKPVWLLEYEGEGHVLFDPGCLLDFNMKQQEFFDYYLKDKAFPTWMRR; this comes from the coding sequence ATGAAATGCATTGCCGCCTGGATTTTATGCCTCTGTTATCTGCCCCTGTTGGCTCAAAAGCCATCCATCTCCAACACATCTTATAAAAGCTGGGAATTGCTTTTTAATTACAATATTACTGACGATGGTAAATACGTCTGGTATACATATGGATCCGAAGTCACGGGCAGTACATTGGTAGTTAGAGCTATCAACGGAGATGATAAGAAAATATTCACCGGCGTGCGGGAAGCTGCATTTGCCCCAGATAATAAACACCTCATCTTCATTTCTGAAAAAGGATTGGGTATTCTTTCATTGGGAGGCAGCGAAGTGGAATACCTTCCTGGTGTAAATAATTTCATCTTACCGGAAGAGGGAAACGGCGAATGGCTAAAAGCACAATATGGCGATACCCTGCTTGTCAGGAACCTTCGTAGTGGTCGGCAGGCTTATTACCCGGACGCCCTGCCGGGTTATTTCAACCGGCAGGGAACAGTCTTAGTGTTACACATCCGGGATTGCCTCATATGGATGGATCTGCAAAACAAGCAACAAAGGCAGATTGCTACGAAGAAGAATATTGGCAACATCACCTTCGACCATACGGGTACACGGCTTGTATTCACTTCCGGCGATGCAGCCGCTGCGGAGGTTCATTATTACAGTAAGGACATGGACAGCGCCCGCGTGCTTGTTTCTCCCCGAAAGCGGGACTTCCCTCCCACTAATGGTATGCTGCAGTTTAGCCAGGATGACCGCTTATTGTTTTTCAAAGTGGCAAGGAAAAAAGAGGCCACTGCCCAGGACAGTACCATTATTACCGATAAACTAAGGCTATGGGATTACCGGGATGCCCGTTTACGTTCCCAGCAAGCACCAGATCCATATGGGCCATTCTCTGCGGTTGTTCCTGTTTCCGGCGGGAATGTTATTCAACTGGAAAATATAGACAGTTCTATCTGTGGTATACCTGGTAAGCGTTTTGCTATCGTCTGCAATGTGACGAATGAAGAAGACGCCTATTGGAATCCCCGGCAGATACCGGGTCATGACCTGATATCGCTGAGTGATGGTAGCCGGCGGAATATCACCCGTTCTCCACAACAGGCATTCCAAATCTGTTTATCTCCTGCAGAACGGTTTGTGACCTGGTTCGATACCCAGTCAAAGCATTATTTCAGCTATGAGATCAGTACGGGGATTACACGCGATATTTCTGCCGGCATTCTTAACTCGCTTGTTGATACCCATATCAGCCGGAAGGAAGTACTACCTTATGGCATGGCCGGCTGGTTAGCCAATGATACCCGTGTGCTGGTGTATGATGAATTTGACATCTGGCAGCTGGACCCGGCAGGCAAGCTCCCTCCACTGAACATCACGAACGAGTATGGCCGCCAGCAGAAAACCACCATGCGCATTGTATATTCGCAGGAACTGCCTACATTAAAACTGAATACGCCCCTGCTGATCACATGCCTGGATAGTACTAGGTTTAATGGTTTTACATATATAAAGGCTGGAGCCAATGCTGTTATTTCGCCTCCCGCTATGGAGCCATGTGTTTATCATTTCCCTGCATTAGCCGTACACGAGCCACCCCCACCTGTTAAGGCACAAAAAGCGGATGTTTACCTGCTTCAGCATCAAAGTGCCACTCAAGCCCCTAACCTGGTCACCACAACAGATTTCCGGCATTTCAGGCGTCTTTCGGATATTCAACCCCAGCAGGGCTTCAACTGGTTGCAGGCAAGCCTTGTTCGCTGGTCTATTACCGATAGCCTTACAGGTACCGGGATCTTGTACAAACCGGAGGATTTTGACAGTACTAAGAAGTACCCTGTCATTTTCCATTATTATGAGGAAAAGAGTAAGGGCCTATTCCTCTTTCCAAGCGTAGGACTTAGTACAGGAGATCTGAACATTTCCTGGTATGTCAGTAACGGGTACCTGGTATTTATACCGGATATCTACCGGCCTACGGGACAATCGGGCGCCGCGATTCTTAACACCGTCGTATCTGCCGCTAAATATCTGTCCTCCTTACCCTATGTGAATGGGCAAAAGATGGGCTTACAGGGCCATAGCTTCGGGGGTTATGAAACCAACTATCTGATCACCCATACCAATTTATTTGCGGCAGCCCAGGCCTCTGCCGCCCCGGCAGATTTGTTTGGGCTGCATGGAGGAACGGGATTTGGCGGCAGGAGTTACCATTATATATCTGAGGTGGGACAACTGAACCAGGGAGCTACTCCCTGGGAAGATCCACAGGCCTATTTACAAGGCTCTCCGGTTTTATCCGTCAGCCAGGTAACCACACCATTATTATTAATGCACAATAAAGAGGACGGAGCCGTACCGTTTTCCCAATCGGTGGCATTGTTTACAGCACTGAGAAGATTAGGGAAGCCGGTTTGGTTGCTGGAATATGAGGGGGAAGGGCATGTATTGTTTGATCCGGGGTGTCTGTTGGATTTTAATATGAAGCAGCAGGAGTTTTTTGACTATTACCTGAAAGACAAAGCCTTTCCTACGTGGATGCGGCGATAA
- a CDS encoding CHAT domain-containing protein, with the protein MTIIKACHSKWPMPEGIESTINIVDSNNLEIIRTDLKLNQRDSMTIFLTDGIEDSEKFNLVLNNINKIGKSCDTYTVLCDWEDNISGNLYKGLVNLCDTAPFKNILLHITTMCCQHMNIKSAKKKIISFNLAKVKQQLKLTFPFSGLDINAISTLSDKKLHQSKWDIAGKLKTAIIANNSFDAVKLSKTSPDLLPNVLQGSKDPSTYIDDLCNKMAEIVIAVLKRYRKEVNLDFYTTIVEEIFQQLYPQTYGYQIWKRIKSTARTYWQPNDNEQTPKPGHQLIKIIKDFSDENGHFDINIICHSAGAIAGCELVKAIQKLKSARIRIGKIIFLAPACSFELFEEAIMGSSILREGFSMFVLKEEDEQKDIFIDNVYPRSFLQLASILENRIKSTPILGMERYCKKQPHISIENDAIEAFQAFREGSGNTRKVVYAGAPDCTAKRHDDFLTDEGTIDTIIQLLKNETPPQPLGALVPGNNTVGDKTNAARKDKHHRSNGRHMSAWHSLRQPNDNYLKIKVTRWKNKERKLKFSYTASVNGKKESDSFDVVHLLYDIKDYYNDSIKELEEAAFHKENLEEHLRRTGMKFYEELFPEGLRDTFYRLKDKVSTLIVDSFDEFIAWERCKMSWTNDDGTVQNGPFLCECFNMVRCGPLSLPVHIPLKNLAIIVPKSDLPNAQAEKEMLYELASKRSYMKITEIDPTVSKVINSFRAGEYDGFHFIGHIRSSEYANKYRMELNNGPVEPSHISGDARNLGRATPFVFLNSCYSAKTGLGLTNIGGWAAAFLRAGACCFIGSAFAVDDFQALKFATRFYIHLFSGCTVAEAAKHARLDIRTAGDPTWLYYAVYAHPFARLQEVPTG; encoded by the coding sequence ATGACTATCATTAAAGCATGCCATTCAAAATGGCCGATGCCCGAGGGCATTGAATCAACTATTAATATAGTTGATAGTAACAACCTGGAAATTATACGCACAGATTTAAAGCTAAATCAAAGAGACTCTATGACAATATTCCTGACGGACGGCATAGAGGATAGTGAAAAATTTAATCTTGTACTGAATAATATTAATAAGATTGGTAAAAGCTGCGACACATATACTGTTTTATGTGATTGGGAGGATAATATTTCAGGTAATCTATATAAAGGACTTGTCAATTTATGCGACACAGCCCCTTTCAAAAACATCTTACTGCACATTACAACAATGTGTTGCCAGCACATGAACATTAAATCGGCTAAAAAGAAAATCATTTCATTCAATCTTGCCAAAGTCAAACAACAACTAAAGCTTACATTTCCGTTTTCGGGCCTGGATATAAATGCAATATCAACACTAAGCGATAAAAAACTCCATCAGTCTAAATGGGACATTGCGGGTAAACTCAAAACAGCAATTATTGCAAACAATAGTTTTGACGCCGTCAAACTTTCAAAAACTTCGCCTGATCTACTTCCTAATGTTTTACAAGGAAGCAAAGACCCATCAACTTATATAGATGATCTTTGTAACAAAATGGCTGAAATAGTCATTGCGGTATTAAAACGCTATAGAAAAGAGGTAAACCTGGACTTTTATACTACGATAGTAGAAGAAATTTTCCAGCAGTTATATCCCCAAACATATGGCTATCAAATATGGAAAAGGATTAAAAGTACTGCAAGGACTTACTGGCAGCCGAATGATAATGAACAAACACCTAAACCAGGACATCAACTAATTAAAATAATCAAGGATTTCTCTGATGAGAACGGCCACTTTGACATTAACATTATTTGTCATTCTGCAGGCGCCATCGCCGGCTGTGAACTGGTAAAAGCCATTCAGAAATTAAAGTCTGCCCGAATCAGGATTGGAAAGATAATTTTTCTTGCACCGGCCTGTAGCTTTGAACTGTTTGAGGAGGCTATTATGGGCTCCAGTATCCTTCGCGAAGGGTTCAGTATGTTTGTTTTGAAAGAGGAAGATGAACAAAAAGACATCTTCATCGACAATGTATATCCACGCTCTTTTCTACAACTCGCGTCCATACTGGAAAATAGAATCAAATCGACGCCTATCTTAGGTATGGAGAGATATTGTAAGAAACAGCCTCATATCAGTATTGAAAATGATGCCATCGAAGCCTTTCAAGCCTTCCGGGAAGGAAGTGGTAATACGCGAAAAGTCGTATACGCAGGCGCTCCGGATTGTACCGCCAAAAGGCATGATGACTTCCTTACAGACGAAGGAACAATAGACACGATCATCCAATTGTTGAAAAATGAGACGCCTCCACAACCATTAGGCGCTCTGGTGCCAGGCAACAACACTGTCGGTGATAAAACGAACGCAGCAAGGAAGGACAAACATCACCGGTCCAATGGACGGCACATGTCAGCATGGCATTCCTTACGGCAGCCAAACGATAACTATCTTAAAATAAAGGTGACCAGGTGGAAGAATAAGGAGCGAAAGTTAAAGTTTTCATATACAGCCAGCGTAAACGGTAAGAAGGAAAGTGATTCTTTCGACGTCGTACATTTGCTTTACGACATAAAAGATTATTATAACGACAGCATAAAAGAACTAGAGGAGGCTGCATTTCATAAAGAAAACCTGGAAGAGCACCTACGTCGTACCGGTATGAAATTTTATGAAGAATTGTTCCCGGAGGGACTCAGGGATACTTTCTATAGATTAAAAGATAAAGTCTCAACGCTCATTGTAGATTCCTTTGATGAATTTATTGCCTGGGAACGCTGTAAAATGTCCTGGACAAACGACGATGGTACGGTACAGAATGGTCCATTCTTATGCGAATGTTTCAACATGGTACGTTGCGGCCCGCTTTCACTGCCTGTGCATATACCACTAAAGAATCTTGCGATCATCGTACCCAAAAGTGATTTACCTAATGCCCAGGCAGAAAAAGAAATGCTGTACGAACTCGCATCAAAGCGGAGCTACATGAAAATAACCGAAATAGATCCCACCGTTTCTAAAGTGATCAATAGCTTCAGAGCCGGCGAATATGACGGATTCCATTTTATAGGTCATATACGCTCCAGTGAATACGCCAATAAATATCGCATGGAGCTCAACAATGGACCAGTGGAACCAAGCCATATTAGTGGAGATGCCAGGAACCTGGGCAGGGCCACACCTTTTGTATTCCTTAACTCCTGCTATTCTGCAAAAACCGGGCTTGGGCTAACCAATATCGGAGGATGGGCCGCGGCCTTCCTCCGTGCTGGAGCCTGTTGCTTCATTGGATCCGCCTTTGCTGTAGATGACTTCCAGGCGCTAAAATTCGCTACCAGGTTCTATATACATCTTTTCTCCGGATGTACAGTAGCAGAAGCAGCAAAACACGCCAGACTGGATATCAGAACCGCGGGTGACCCAACCTGGTTATATTATGCTGTTTACGCGCATCCTTTTGCGCGCTTGCAAGAGGTCCCAACTGGATAA
- a CDS encoding NAD(P)-binding protein, whose protein sequence is MESKRNAIIIGAGPAGLTAAYEMLQRTDIIPIILEKSGDIGGISKTINYKGNRMDIGGHRFFSKSDRVMHWWLNILPLQAGSEESFKIRYQNKSRDINRKDLPENLKSNDPDKVMLVRKRLSRIYFLRRFFTYPITLSIDTLKKLGIGRTIAILFSYLWAQLFPRKPEKSLADFMINRFGKALYHLFFKDYTEKVWGVPCDEIPAEWGAQRIKGVSIRKAIEHAVQELSKKKKKSTVDVAQKDTETSLIEQFFYPKLGPGQLWEEVARQVQEMGGIIYMHHDVKHIYTDNNKVTAVTAVNNQTGEELSLTGDYFFSTMPVKELIGGIVGEVPEPVKDIASKLQYRDFITVGILLRKLSFLDKHTGEWKPLKLEDTWIYIQEKDVKVGRLQLFNNWSPYMVKDPDTAWVGMEFFCNETDDFWKLPDTEIAALAIRELEKIGLATSENVLDSTVLRVEKTYPAYFGAYAHFDKVRAYTDQLENLFLVGRNGMHKYNNADHSMLTAMVAVDNIIEGITTKDNIWAINTEQEYHEEKSADAAPLAAAPKRVPSFKEFLWDLPWNKALVWFAGLAVLVQFFIFKHLYPSAGFIDGDSYVYLESAYGNFSINTYPIGYSKFLRFFSTLTISDTALVGFQYLLLQASALSLVFTLAYFYKPGKVAFGVLYAFMVFNPVFLYMANYVSSDALFLSLSLIWFTLLLWILHRPNKTLIILHAVVILLAFTVRYNALFYPIVAGLAFIISRQPWKQKVVGILSSIILIAGFVWHTSNQYDRLTGIRQFSPFSGWQMANNALYAYRFVQDQPPPPMPAKFKQLDKMVRTYFDTTRNIFMHQQEMLIGNTWYMWDPKSPLQQYMHRQFKKDSTAHILKKWATVGPLYAEYGAYLIKQYPTTFAQYYLIPNTMKYYAPPVEFLDTYNMGKDSIAPIGQMWFGFESRKLKMHFKDLKVTVLSFYPILVGVMNVVFLFSLVGFVILHGIKYNRTLSIGLLLAFGLWIINFGFSVFASQIALRFQMLPILIFFSFGLLLLDYIWKAANNKIQS, encoded by the coding sequence ATGGAATCTAAAAGAAATGCCATTATCATAGGAGCGGGCCCCGCAGGATTGACTGCCGCTTATGAGATGTTACAACGCACTGACATTATCCCCATCATATTAGAAAAAAGCGGAGATATAGGTGGTATCTCAAAGACCATTAATTATAAAGGTAACCGCATGGATATTGGCGGGCACCGATTCTTTTCCAAATCCGACCGGGTAATGCATTGGTGGTTAAATATTCTGCCTTTGCAGGCGGGTAGTGAAGAGTCTTTTAAGATCAGGTATCAGAACAAGTCCCGGGATATCAATAGAAAGGACCTGCCTGAGAACCTAAAAAGCAATGATCCTGACAAGGTGATGCTGGTACGTAAGCGCTTGTCCAGGATTTACTTCTTGCGCCGCTTCTTTACTTATCCGATTACTTTATCTATAGATACACTCAAAAAATTAGGAATAGGCAGGACCATTGCTATCCTGTTCTCTTACCTCTGGGCACAGTTGTTCCCTCGCAAGCCCGAAAAGAGCCTGGCTGATTTTATGATCAACCGCTTTGGGAAAGCTTTATACCATCTCTTTTTCAAGGATTATACGGAAAAAGTGTGGGGAGTTCCCTGTGATGAAATCCCCGCAGAGTGGGGCGCACAACGTATCAAAGGTGTAAGCATTCGCAAGGCAATAGAACATGCCGTGCAGGAACTCAGTAAAAAGAAGAAAAAATCAACGGTGGATGTAGCGCAGAAGGATACGGAAACCAGCCTGATAGAACAATTCTTTTATCCCAAGCTAGGACCTGGTCAATTATGGGAAGAAGTTGCCCGCCAGGTGCAGGAAATGGGGGGCATTATTTACATGCATCATGATGTAAAGCATATATATACCGACAATAATAAAGTAACGGCTGTTACTGCTGTCAATAACCAAACCGGTGAAGAATTGTCCCTTACAGGGGATTATTTCTTCAGCACTATGCCGGTAAAAGAGTTAATCGGAGGAATAGTAGGAGAGGTGCCTGAGCCGGTTAAAGATATCGCCTCCAAATTGCAATATAGGGACTTTATTACCGTGGGCATTCTGCTCCGTAAGCTTTCTTTCCTGGATAAACATACCGGGGAATGGAAGCCCTTGAAACTGGAAGATACCTGGATCTATATACAAGAGAAAGATGTAAAGGTGGGAAGGTTGCAGTTATTCAACAACTGGAGCCCCTATATGGTTAAAGACCCGGATACCGCCTGGGTAGGGATGGAATTCTTCTGTAATGAAACAGATGATTTCTGGAAATTACCTGATACGGAAATCGCAGCTTTAGCCATTAGAGAACTGGAAAAGATCGGCCTGGCTACATCAGAGAATGTGCTGGATAGCACTGTGCTGAGAGTTGAAAAGACTTACCCGGCTTATTTCGGTGCTTATGCCCATTTTGACAAGGTAAGGGCTTATACTGATCAGTTGGAAAACTTATTCCTGGTAGGCCGAAATGGCATGCATAAGTACAATAATGCGGACCACTCCATGTTGACTGCCATGGTAGCGGTAGATAATATCATAGAAGGAATCACTACAAAAGATAATATCTGGGCTATTAATACCGAACAGGAATATCACGAGGAAAAATCCGCAGATGCGGCGCCTTTAGCTGCAGCGCCTAAGCGTGTTCCTTCCTTCAAAGAATTCCTCTGGGATTTGCCCTGGAATAAAGCGTTGGTTTGGTTTGCTGGTTTAGCCGTCCTTGTGCAGTTCTTCATCTTCAAACATCTATATCCATCCGCAGGGTTTATTGATGGAGATTCTTATGTATATCTCGAATCTGCTTATGGGAATTTTAGTATCAATACTTATCCGATTGGCTATTCGAAATTCCTGCGTTTCTTCAGTACACTGACAATATCTGACACAGCATTGGTGGGATTTCAATATTTACTGTTACAAGCCAGTGCACTGTCACTTGTATTTACCCTTGCCTACTTCTACAAACCCGGAAAAGTTGCATTCGGAGTGCTCTATGCCTTTATGGTATTTAACCCCGTGTTCCTGTACATGGCAAATTATGTATCCAGCGATGCCTTGTTTTTGAGCCTGAGCCTGATATGGTTTACCCTTTTACTCTGGATCCTCCACAGACCAAACAAGACATTGATCATTTTACATGCGGTAGTTATTCTCCTTGCCTTTACAGTAAGATATAATGCCCTATTCTACCCAATTGTCGCCGGACTGGCATTTATTATCAGCCGGCAGCCCTGGAAGCAGAAGGTGGTAGGCATTTTGTCTAGTATCATTCTCATAGCAGGGTTTGTGTGGCATACCAGTAACCAGTATGATCGCTTAACAGGTATACGCCAGTTCTCGCCTTTCAGTGGTTGGCAGATGGCTAATAACGCCTTGTATGCCTACCGTTTTGTACAGGACCAACCTCCACCGCCGATGCCGGCTAAGTTCAAGCAGCTGGATAAAATGGTACGCACATATTTTGATACTACCAGGAACATCTTTATGCATCAGCAGGAGATGCTAATTGGCAACACCTGGTACATGTGGGACCCGAAATCACCCCTGCAGCAATATATGCATCGTCAGTTTAAAAAGGATTCAACTGCACATATACTAAAGAAATGGGCAACCGTAGGCCCTCTTTATGCGGAATACGGTGCATACCTGATCAAGCAATATCCTACTACGTTTGCCCAGTATTATTTAATACCCAACACCATGAAGTACTATGCTCCACCGGTAGAGTTCCTGGATACGTACAACATGGGTAAAGACAGTATAGCCCCAATTGGGCAAATGTGGTTTGGCTTTGAATCCAGGAAGCTGAAGATGCATTTTAAAGACCTGAAGGTTACAGTACTCAGCTTTTATCCTATCCTTGTAGGCGTAATGAATGTGGTGTTCCTATTCAGCCTGGTAGGCTTTGTGATACTACACGGCATCAAATACAACAGGACCTTATCAATAGGCTTGTTACTTGCCTTCGGCCTTTGGATTATAAATTTTGGATTCAGCGTATTCGCTTCCCAGATCGCATTACGCTTCCAGATGTTACCGATATTAATATTTTTCTCCTTTGGATTGCTACTGCTGGATTATATCTGGAAGGCAGCCAATAATAAAATACAATCGTAA
- the istB gene encoding IS21-like element helper ATPase IstB, which yields MQEVIKQKLGQMKLHGMNQAYSAVLSNTRSESITHDEFIHILVQAEWEDREGRKIGRSLKNARFRYQASIEEIDFTKSRNLDKTHLLRLAECIFIKKKEDLLITGASGVGKSFVASALGHQGCQLGYRVLYFNTQKLFSRLKTAKGDGSYNKEVSRIEKYDLLILDDFALQPLDNYNRNTLMEIIEDRHGRKSTIIASQLPVSMWYDVIGESTIADAILDRLVHKAHRIELQGESMRKLKSN from the coding sequence ATGCAAGAAGTAATCAAGCAAAAATTAGGTCAAATGAAGCTGCATGGCATGAACCAGGCATATTCAGCAGTCTTATCCAATACTCGTTCTGAATCCATCACTCACGATGAGTTTATACACATACTCGTGCAGGCTGAGTGGGAAGACAGAGAAGGCAGAAAGATTGGCCGATCTTTAAAAAATGCGCGGTTCCGCTATCAGGCCTCCATTGAAGAAATTGATTTTACAAAAAGTCGAAATCTGGACAAGACGCATTTATTGCGATTAGCTGAATGTATCTTTATAAAGAAAAAGGAGGACCTCCTCATAACCGGTGCATCTGGTGTAGGCAAGAGCTTCGTCGCCTCAGCCTTGGGGCATCAAGGCTGCCAGTTAGGCTATCGTGTTTTATATTTTAATACCCAGAAGCTATTCTCTCGCTTGAAGACGGCTAAGGGCGACGGTTCATATAACAAAGAAGTTAGTCGAATAGAGAAATATGATCTTTTAATATTAGATGACTTTGCCTTGCAACCTCTAGACAATTACAACCGTAATACACTTATGGAAATTATTGAAGACCGACATGGGCGTAAATCAACCATAATTGCCTCTCAATTGCCTGTCAGTATGTGGTATGATGTGATTGGAGAAAGCACGATTGCAGATGCGATACTAGACCGGTTGGTTCATAAAGCGCACAGAATAGAATTACAAGGAGAATCTATGAGGAAACTGAAAAGTAACTAG